In Cryptomeria japonica chromosome 5, Sugi_1.0, whole genome shotgun sequence, the genomic window CCAATTTCCTAATACGGGTATCCTCTATAAATCCAAGGAGGAAactatcaaccatctttttattcaTTGCCCCTTTGTTAGACACTTGTGgaccattatccttgaaaaatgcGACCTCTAATGGGTTTTCCAAGGGGATATCCACCAGTTTGTGGATGGATGGTCGTCACTTTCTCACCACCCCCTACTGAAACATCTATGTAAATATATTcctcctcatatctattggagtgtttggaaagaaagaaataatttagAATCTTCAGAGATGCTGAAATTTCCCCAGATAATGTTTTTAATAGTTGCTTCAAGATGATCATGGACAATGTCTTGGTGACTAGATGGAAAACCCATTCCAATCCCCCTAACCTGACTAACAGTAGGTTTTTTGAACAATGGAAACTCCCCTTTGAGTTTAAAATTTTCAACACACTAAAAAGATCAACATGAAAAAGACTAAATGGGAAGCCCCAAGTCCCTCATGGcacaaattaaactttgatggagcgATTCACAATACTTGGCAAGCTGGAGGTGGTGTTATAAAAGACCATCAGGGAAAACTTATTGCCACCTACATTGGAAGCTTGAGGGACCATACTGTCAACCAAGCTGAGGGAATGAAGTTTTCCATTTCTATAGGTATCAGACAActtgaaattgaaggtgattctaaacTAATTATGGAGGCTGTCAGTGGAAGAAGTGTTGCGGGGTGGAAGGTGGAAGTGATATTGAGGGATGTTAGAATTCTCTTGGCTAAAATTTATAGTTTCACCCTCCCCCATATTCATAGAGAAGGAAATGTTGTCGCTGATTCCATGGATGCTTTTGGCATGCTGCAAGATGGCTTCCGATGCTGGAGGAATGTTCATCTACTACCAATGGTTACCAAGGAAATCCTTGAGAGGGAAAGGTTAAGTGCTAATAATGTTTAATCTCCCTCTATTTGGTTTCTTATCCATTTGTAATTTGATGATGattataaattttcaaattttgaacttgaAGTTGGATCCCGACAATTGCTGGATGGACGTCCCACATGGTAGCATATGGCCTAGTCATTATTCCCAAAATAACCCAAGGAAGCTAGaaaatgattttatatcattgcaGAGTACCAATATAAAGAAAGGTAGCAGTATCAAGGGGGACGAAGATGACAAGTtgttggaaatggaaaagaaagtGGAGGCCTTGAATGAGAATATACAGGAAATTATTAGGAGAGGGAAGATCACTAAAAAAGGGCTCTAGGAGGTCACTTGGTTTGTGCTGAAGGTCATGCATAGCTATGCGACCACCCTTTGTCTCTTGTAGGAGAACACCCATAAATTAAAATGGAAGGAGGAAGAGGACTACAAAGACCTCTTCAAATTTCTTACCAAAGAGTGGGCGAGGATGCTATTGGCCAAGCTCTATCATGAAAAAAAGAAATAAGGATGCTTGTTGCCTGGTGGTT contains:
- the LOC131028005 gene encoding uncharacterized protein LOC131028005, encoding MKKTKWEAPSPSWHKLNFDGAIHNTWQAGGGVIKDHQGKLIATYIGSLRDHTVNQAEGMKFSISIGIRQLEIEGDSKLIMEAVSGRSVAGWKVEVILRDVRILLAKIYSFTLPHIHREGNVVADSMDAFGMLQDGFRCWRNVHLLPMVTKEILERERLSANNV